Sequence from the Miscanthus floridulus cultivar M001 chromosome 16, ASM1932011v1, whole genome shotgun sequence genome:
GTGAACCCGCCGTCGTCTCTCTCGCCAACGCACGCATTTGTTCGTTCCTCAGATATGCATGGCTCGATCAGAGGCCTTCTTCTTCAATTCGAGGATAGCGCTTGCTAACCGACCGACGACCGGTCGTGCGTGCTTTCAATTTGCAGGTCCTGAAGCTCCGGCCGTCTTCAACGTCGTAAGTATCTGAATCCCATTATTCCCCAGCAAGCAAGCAACCAAAGTTGCAGCATGCAAATCGATCTGGGGCGTGAACGTGTCTGATCCGGTGTGTCGAGCAGGTTGTGGAGATCACCAAGGGGAGCAAGGTGAAGTACGAGCTGGACAAGAAGACGGGGCTCATCAAGGTGGACCGCGTCCTCTACTCGTCCGTCGTGTACCCTCACAACTACGGCTTCATCCCGCGGACGCTCTGCGAGGACAACGACCCCATGGACGTCCTCGTCCTCATGCAGGTGACTGACTGATCGCTGTCAATCGTCATCTCAGCCTTTATTAATTACTCTCGCCTCTCGGGTTGATTATTCACCTATTTTGTTTCTAATAAGAACATATATCCGCATGCCATTTGCATTGCATCCAGGAACCAGTCCTCCCCGGCGCCTTCCTCCGCGCCAGGGCCATCGGCCTCATGCCTATGATAGATCAGGTACGCAGATGATAGATGAATTATCTCCATGCATGGTTCCATCTCCCTGCAATTCGATCCCGAGTTGCAACCATTCGCACCGATCTTATCTAACCTTACCAAAATGTTCGGAACAGGGGGAGAAGGACGACAAGATCATCGCCGTCTGCGCCGACGATCCCGAGTACCGCCACTACAACGACATCAGCGAGCTTTCTCCTCACCGCCTCCAGGAGATCCGCCGCTTCTTCGAAGACTGTACGCTTTCCTGTCTCACTGCTCCGTACTCGCTAAATTTCCGTGGTCCTTGCTGGACGCGCCCTTCAACCGTGTGGTTTCTTCCAGACAAGAAGAACGAGAACAAGGAGGTGGCCGTCAACGACTTCCTGCCCGCCGCAGCTGCCCGCGAAGCCATCCAGTACTCCATGTAAGTCCTGGTCAATTGGTCATTTATCTCGAGGATGACATGAAAAAGACATGTACCATATATCGGCTTGGATCGAACTCCGGATTCGTGTTGACATGatcttggtgttttgtgcagggaTCTGTACGGTCAGTACATTATGCAGACCCTGCGACGGTAGAGCGTGCTGCGTGCCCCCATTTTCTCTCCCCCTACCGGATCCCATGCGAGCTGAAGCAAAAGCACAGATCATCAGAATATTTGTGATCTGATTGATAGCCAAGTCACATGAGTTGTCAAGCTTGTCGACCATATCTTTCAAGCGATATTTTAGCCTGTATCTTCCCTTATTAGTCTTTTGGAATTTGTCCACAGTGTGGTTTGATCTATGTACTCCTCTTCTACATTTTTACAGAACGAATCAATAAAATTAATAGTATGCTATTTTGTTGTTTCGTCGACCTACTCCTGGCCTGCACATCTGCATATTGCTGATGGGCTGATACCAGATGGGCAGATGGCAGAGACTGAAGAACCGATTGCGGCTCGCAGCCACGTTTCCGGTCACGGAGTTTCTGCTGGATAGTTTGGCTGTTCTTGTTGAATGTCTTGGTGTGAGCAATTTGGGCTCAGCCTGTTTGGAGGGGCTCCGGCGGCTCTGGCTCCGTCTACTATAGCTACACTGTAGAGGAGCCGTCGGAGCCTCCAAATCGCAGCTCCTCAAGCTTCCTCTCCTTCGCAGTGCATTACAGTGTTGAGGGAAGAGGAGCCGGAGCTGCGCCAAACATGCACTGATTTGTTTCAGTTTTCGTATCGGTGTACACTGGCAACTACTACAACTTCTTCAGCAGGGAAGCAGCTGCTACTACCAACTTCTTCAGATGTGTCAGGGAGTGACAAAGTCCTTATGTTCCGAAAAACAAAAAGAATTATGTACAGGAACAGTCTGACAGCTATGCACTAGATCAATGTAAAGGACGGTTGGAGCATCACAAATCTGATGATTAACAGGAAATCCAAAACCAGGGGCCAAGCATAACTGCAcaagtttttttttgtcttttggGAGATAAACTGCACAAGTTGATAGATCTATAAGTCTTATGTTTATCTATAGTAGTTGGTGCTGTGTCAGCACTCTTATCATCTATCTTATCTTATTTTAGCATCTACTTTAATAGTTGGAATATATtgtactgtcgggttcataaacccggagtTCCTCACGGACCAGCTTCTCAACAAagactcggcccagcagacgacgttgcgaacgacgcgcaactcctaggccggcccaaaaaTCTAACGACAGGctcagaaggacgatccaatctccgaccgaaaggcctagcctagGAGGAACGGcgtccgcttccgactctggcctgcctctccgaccggaaggccttgcTTCCgtctccggcccgcctctccgaccggaaggcctggccaacaacgcttccgactccaacccgcgtctccgaccggggatacaccgaacctctgcttacagctcttctctaactagcgcagtcggagccgactgggaccaatcgACCAGGGACGCCTGCTCAGTGAGGACCAGATAACGGGCGAAACAGGTAAaataggacactcaagtcaaccacaataccgatggccgtaccctgtacacctgcagtacCACAGGACATATCAGAAGGGTGCgctgcaaccttctaggcatgtcagaacccaagtagtattgtgggcgtcgacgtttgccctacagtattgtatgcgccatcaactcccataccatgacaaacacggtaaggctctccccacatgcctctaggcatcaacagtgttgtaggcgccatcatTTGCCCTACATGGAAAACACggtaaaaaccttccacatacgtctggcatcaacagtgttatgggcgtctaccatcatctttgtgcccgatggcgtgggcaacaagacttagtagcatacgtactctcactctctctctcacttgtaaaggccatccccttcatctataaaaggggatgcgctctctcccaaaaaggGAAAAAGAGGGACTccgagatcgatcagttcacaaCTCAAACAACACACATGATCCGAACGGCCAAGGATCCCAACGAACAAAAGACGTCCGAACAATTAGCGCACaatggagctcccgtcactcttgacccttcagaccagagttcgaccggacctcttacaccccccatctttctcccttccgtttataaccctacagcaaactttgagcacctaggctcaggaataaagtcattgaccgactcaaactggacgtaggacacgttgcttgaaccagtataaaccatgtgtcattgagtgctaggccacatccgatcacaacgtatggcaaaactacaaatatttacgtgttggtcactttctgcaccgacagttgatgccgtccgtggggaagacgttgtacgttcacgctttttggccatcggatggcccacttttctgccaccttcgccatggcgggctcaagcgatacaactcgcttcggctcactagagtttcccgcactcccactagttgggatgtgggttccacccgtcttcgagccatcccaggcctttctcttcagaagcctagacttcgtcgccgactggcTCAGCGTGCTGCACCTCCGCCAGGAGGCACATGTTCAGGCGCCCGTCAGAGGAGGCGCATCCTCCGTCGGCTCCGGGACTCCCAGCGACTTCAACAGCGAGGCGCCTATGCTTCGTTCCGAGCATACGCTATGCTCAAACCTCATTGTGAGTAATGTAcgctttgttatttactcgctatttactgtcTTTCACTGATTCTCctgagggaccctgttgtccctacCGCGACCGCCATGTGACCAGTTCCgctacggcctcgcgtcccccacGAACGCGTATgcctgggggctccgaaggatgctggcgccgccccctctcacatccgaattcgtgggtaTGGTGAGCTACGCTCCCGCCTATTTTCACGACCTtgtggatgacgatgttgagagcgacggctccagcattggcgacgtcgtggcacctagccaccctctgtcctaggagtgtgctatggcggatgcCCTGGGACAGCCGCCAGTGGCAGTGGAGTCTCTTCAGACCCATACCCCTATGGACCCTCGCACGGATGCCCTCGCATGTGCCTAGgcgcacggcgaggagctacgacaaaggcggcagaacaAGCCGCCACCTACGCTAGCGCGCTCGATGCACCACGATGTGCCTgttagggtcgagatggcagactagaggcggggtgaatagtcttttctaaaattaatcgcgtcggctaactgaaacaagtgcggaattaaaacgatcggtctagccaagactacacccctctatctatgttctctagcaccttccaaagatactaatcaagcaacaaaggtgccgggctagctagagctcacgtaaccaattctaggagcaaggtcacacaaacctatgccactagtactttaagcaacaagagagctcctacacatgctagtaagcaaaagcacaaagccacctaatgctcactagcaacgctcaataacaaggcaaccaataccaaattagagagcgcaaatacttagctacacaaactaagcaaagtgactaacaaggttacataaaccaaattagccacgcaagggagcaacttctatgctacacaagcaagaaggtaactagtaagctacacaagctaactaattacaagagcaactacacaagcacaatgtatatgaaagtaattacaagcttgtgtaacgagaatGTAAACCagcgggaagaacaaggttgacacggtgattattctcccgaggttcacgtgcttgccaacacgctagtccccgttgtgtcgaccgctcacttggtggttcggcggctaattggcatcacccgccaagctcgCTCGTCAggcatcgcaagaacctaccccgaaagtgagggtagctcaatgacacgttcaactagagttgctcttcgcggctcccgcggagcgagcacaatgcccctcacaaagctcttctccggagcaccacacaagcttcttgcgggcttcgacggagaccaccaccaagccgtctaggaggtggcaacctctaagagtaataagcaccaccggcttgtaactctatcacctagtgccactcgatgcaatctcacaatgcaacgcactagaatcacactcactcgcaatcgattcgcactcttgcaagcacaagtgagttagagggcatccaagcactcctacacaagccacataggcgtgagggtgcttaGCAAGCAGCCCAAGGCtggccaccacttctatttatagccccatgggctaaactagccgttaccccttcactgggcaagattcgggacgaccggacgcgaaggtcataacgaccggacgctgaaacccggcgtccggtcactaacagagaggttccagcgacgttttcagcgaccgaacgcgtccggtcatcactgaccggactctcctagcgtccggtcgcttctggacatgctaaaagcactgaccggacgctgggaccggactctggaacccagcgtccggtcgtttttcgcgcagcgtccggtcatagacctttcaacgctaaaacggctataactcttagctccgaactccgattccgatgatcttggacattttggaaagcttattcagagggctacacatcccacatgcatacttgatccaaatcataatggatcaaagcagtattccaatccaaggaccatcatatagttcggagtacaccaaaaaacatttttctcttctctaagttgattcacaacaactctaacttcttctcctttgcaaatatgccaacaccaccaagtgtacaccaccatgtgtatgtgtgttagctttttacaaacattttccaaaggattagccactcaacttgccacgccactcgatcctagcaatgatgcaaagttagatcactcaagtggcactagatgaccgatatgcaaacaagtttgcccctcttgatagtacggccatctatcctaaacccggtcatcaacttctctatacacctatgaccggtgaaataaaatgccctaggttatacctttgccttgcgcatttcattccatctcctccaatatcgatgcaacacatgcaccaacatgatcaacaatgatatgatccactttatatcatcacgtgatcatattggttcatcgatcttgacttcacttgctcttcaccattgccatcgtccatcggcgccaagtcttgctcaagcttcaccgccacgcggtccatcactccaaagcctttgacttgcccttcacgcttgcaaccggtccatcaagccaagtcttgtcttgatcttctccaccttgatcacatgactcaatgtcatgtctcatgtgcaataagctccttcatcatcatatgtgtgagctttgcaacatctccaaaccattttcaccttcacggcatatgttgctcacacacatgtacttgtggactaatcacctgtgtatctcacataaacacaattagtccacctaggttgtcactcaattaccaaaaccaaacaaggacctttcaatctccccctttttgataattgatgacaactctacaaagatatggaaattaagctcttttggatttatgttgcttgcctaagcaattttaccatgtgaaaatgattttggacaagtaccacaaacccaaaatggtagtattagctccccctacatatgtgctagagtatttaatttgaagcttacacatatgcatagattgaaattatgggagagtaattactaccgaatgatgctaaggtgtatagaataaacctttgaagtgtgataccaatcggagttgcacctttaacttcatccttagcaccatggttagctagatatcacatggaaataaaatcactagatacctcatgagatcaacattaaaaacaaggtactagcattacttgtaaagcataccaagtgtctagctatcatcctatgtgtgctagttatcaaatcatcgttcaagttctacaactagcatacaccacacaagcatgcatatttgaatttgaaaacttatgcaatgcaagcaagcacatgaatatgcacatatcaaatgcaatcaatcaaagttcatgagcttgctccccctacttgtgtgcttctcttgtccaagaattttgatccatctcttttcttcaatgttgctccctctatgtccatgtccaacctctatttcttttatatctcatatctcccattgtacaatctctcccccattcaatcaagctttcatatctttgtacaatctctccccctttgtcatcaatttccataaaaggtgtgcttctcattgatgcaaaggtatgcatttggggtagatagttgaggcttgaatcttgcattttttatagacatcacttgattgttggaatgacaccatttgtaaataccacttgtagcttgtaccacttgtatcttgtgtagggcttcttgagataccacacataagatttttgatcttatgatcaatttgtgggacacctccccctatgtgatagcatgggtcatccatttgatacacttgagctcttgtaggtgagggatgcattcttcatttgatgatcacttaaagttgaggatcacttgtggaaccatcgtctttcatggttgatactatgtatagataccacttgtaggaagtgaaaactatttgaaagaatcttctagtatggaaccacttgtttgatttatcaataaagatcatttcttgaacatttgctatcttcatgagtatcacttataggatatcacttgtgagttgatctagacattatttgtagattcttgataaaatacttgagtctatataccatttgaaacaaactagatatccatttgcattgttgtcttgtgcttgtactcttatcactatcatgagcttctatgattgacttgaactaaaatgatttgcctaagtttccaagttcggtttgaaccaatgacaagcttcttcacacctcttgcaagggttatcttgccaatgttgtacttgtcacttgttagcaatccaaattaagtcaagtacttgggttcactagctcatgaacaaattcatgtactaaccactagatcaagtaatcattcaaataatagtggtaggctatgaatttaaacatttcattttttatgcatgatcctatgaagcatgtactatatgcactaaccacatactagtaagggatgaaatgatcatgcacattacaatgatacctttgctatgttggagtagaggatagtcacatagattctaattcattactccaatagcaatatgaagtccaattataagcttggtgaagaccaattgataccatgttgaatttcattcttcacccatatgaaatgaataccacttatgatcaagtgcactttcttgttgtagtTGACTTGCttaatcttttgatctttgcttgcatgagagtatcaatttgagaataccacttgaaatattatgattagctctcttttgggtgttgcttgcttttcttgatcaacccttttgattgcttcaactaagcatcttaaatgttcctcggatcaccacttccatgttagccttccaagtaccacacttggtttacctacacataggcggtaagcccctacactaaggagaagtgacctctttccaagaaccattgttgatactcacttgaaataacttaattgattgatccaagtgatggacttaacttgatgagtgaacttgattccttctttaagtccttttctttcttcttgtttaagttcttttctttctaccaaatgatttccaataggcactagaacttaacctttcaacttcatcttgagtttgatcttgatctttcaatttgagtaccgaatgtgtgcaaagtacacttcacaatcaaatggccttgtactcatatcttgtcatgcttctagatcatctcaaaaccaaacttaggtacctcaaacacttgtaaacatgtttccaacttgaggacctttcaatcaaggtgactcttgatcaatccaacatttgtcacttttctgacagattttgtacccttcaaagaaataagcatatctcccaaagtacaaatccaaataccacgaaatttggtggaggtgtgcaatactaagttatattagcagctgtaaaaatttgagctccatttgacttctagattgctgccatattttaattattccaccactgctacatgctgaaaactgctgcactatagctgacaagatccactctaaaactgaagcatttcttatccaattctcatgaaaattttacagcatcttataccataagtctagagaatgtacaccaattttcatgccaatccaataagttttgatttctcaaacatggctaagttcacagctagctcagattttgcaatataggatagatttcaacaattgagctatacttcatcaaatatgaatcaaacttgatactaacttgtttgaatacttacataagacatatatccattcaaaccacttactaaaagtcatctcatgaatttatccaacacaaatcaatacaaacttgattactaagcaactatccattcaaacatctcatagcaagcaacattgcatatttatccaattcaatcaactcatatgcacccaaatgaaatgatcaacaagagatataccttggttagctcatgatcatccaactagcaagcttcaactcaattatttgtaagtcatcaaatattccaataaatcaccacaacttgaatatgacacttgtatgttgtagcacttggacttcattcaattttcatttagcattgggttagatatgcactaagcttcaatGCTTATGATGGTTAATATGAacacaattgaatcaagtctccaatgccgatggtacctacaatcaatcatccactttttgatggtacccaaacaagtttgggtcctctcaagttaggagcaacatacttaggcatagcgttagtatgaatagcgggatgttttgcaattgcaaccaatgaggtaccattgccatcctttctaagcacattattatcaacaattgaagtaggcttagaaatatcaccttggggacatgaatgtgccatgtgtcccctttcctggcatgagtagcactttctctttgcttgagccttctcttctttgctcatgtggtgcttctcattgccttgcctcttatggatttcttgagccttcttctcaagcttggtaggacacttagaggcaaagtgtcacatacttccacacttgaagcacttgatgtgagcataatctttcttctcatcttcattcttgttcatcatcttggcatcttgagtttgcattggatgccttgcctttccaccccttcttgttttcttcttctttatcatcaaatcaccatcttcatgattgatcttgatttgctcttggggtgtcttctctcgctcaacttgtggctttggttgaggcttcaccaattgcttggttgcgcacattgaggtaagatgaccctaagtgcggcacttgaagcacttgacatgctttagcctctcttcttcttttatattcttgagcttctcaatgtttgggcaaccatttgcaaggtgtcccgcttcatgacaccggtagcacatggtatgagaaagctttctttgttgtagcttcttcatcttcctttctctctttctttcgtcctttgtcatcttcttcttgaagccaaggccacacttgtcaccatagtttctttgagtcttcaatatgtgctcaaaggtgacttttgagttgtagcacctctctaacttattgctcaatttcttcacttcacttttgagctcattgttctccttcaaaaggttagtctcacaagacattgaagtagaacaagcatctaattgtgaagagcatggcatatctaataaatcatcacaagaggtggatacatgcttcttttctacatcacaagggttagcaacattttgcaattgatcatttgatccatgtgatgagctctcattatttttaagtttctttgtaaacattttaatgagggaagcatgttgttctaataattcatcatgagatgcaagtagtgtctcatgattcaatttaagctcatcaagtgaagatttatatgcatcaagtaatttcttatgttcttcacaagagttctttagaaatgagttttcattttctaatttcaatgttttagctttctcattttctaaagacatggtcatgctagcaagtctactaacaagctcatcatatgaatcaacatgatcaaccacatcatcatttgataccttagtgtcaccttgtgacatgagacaatgtggtgtggtggttgggcttgtagtagcatcatcattgcttgagcatgaaccatcatcaccatcaagtgtgcatggggtagcatcatcacttgcaacacttatggcatcatcatcaaccttgtcaagtgaacttgtagtagatcgatcatcatcatcatcacttgaccatgaggtggagcaatctttcacaatcaccaaattgtgatcatgctcgacaccctcatgcacctccttcttgggctcatcctcctttttgaatttgccatcatcccatgtggaggaatcaccgaaggtttccttgatggactcccatatctcacgagcagtccccttgtagtttacttgcttcatcaaatcaaaatgtaaagcatccaatagaaaacaacaagcatgtgcatcaaattcatagaggattctttgagctttggttagagttctatgatccaagacatgggtgagaccactagtgacaacccaccaaaatttaggtccctttgcacgaaaatgatcaagcatgtgatttttccaaagtgcaaagtttatgccatcaaaaatgtgtgcatcacaaacatctagcccattagacgccatcctctcgggtcggtgaagaccataaatgagagaccgggctctgataccacttgttaggaTCGAGATGGCCGACTAGAGGGGGTgtaaatagtcttttctaaaattaatcgcgtcggttaaccgaaacaagtgcggaattaaaacgatcggtctagccaagactacacccctctatctatgttctctagcaccttccaaagatactaatcaagcaacaaaggtgccgggctagctagagctcacgtaaccaattctaggagcaaggtcacacaaacctatgccactagtactttaagcaacaagggagctcctacacatgctagtaagcaaaagcacaaagccacctaatgctcactagcaatgctcaataacaaggcaaccaataccaaattagagagcgcaaatacttagctacacaaactaagcaaagtgactaacaaggttacacaaaccaaatgagccacgcaagggagcaacttctatgctacacaagcaagaaggtaactagtaagctacacaagctaactaattacaagagcaactacacaagcacaatgtatatgaaagtaattacaaacttgtgtaacgaggatgcaaaccaacgggaagaacaaggttgacacggtgatttttctcccgaggttcacgtgtttgccaacacgctagtccccattgtgtcaaccgctcacttggtggtacggcggctaattggcatcacccgccaagcccgcacgtcgggcaccgcaagaacctaccccgaaagtgagggtagctcaatgacacgctcaactagagttcctcttcgtggctcccgcggggcgagcacaatgcccctcacaaagctcttctctggagcaccacacaagcttcttgcgggcttcgacggagaccaccaccaagccatctaggaggtggcaacctccaagagtaacaagcaccaccggcttgcaactcgatcacctagtgccactcgatgcaatctcacaatgcaacgcactagaatcacactcactcgcaatcgattcgcactcttgcaagcacaagtgagttagagggcatccaagcactcctacacaagccacataggcgtgagggtgctcagcaagcagcccaaggccggccaccacttctatttatagccccatgggctaaactagccgttaccccttcactgggcaagattcgggacgaccggacgcgtaggtcataacgaccggacgctgaaacccggcgtccggtcactaacagagaggttccagcgacgtttttcaacgaccggacgcgtccggtcatcactgaccggactctcccagcgtccggtcgcttctggacacgctaaaagcactgaccggacgctgggaccagagtctggaacccagcgtccggtcgtttttcgtgcagcgtccggtcacagacctttcggcgctaaaacggctataactcttagctccgaactccgattctgatgatcttagacattttagaaagcttactcagagggctacacatcccacatgcatacttgatccaaatcataatggatcaaagcagtattccaatccaaggaccatcatatagttcggagtacaccaaaaaacatttttctcttctctaagttgattcacaacaactctaacttcttctcctttgcaaatgtgccaacaccaccaagtgtacaccaccatatgtatgtgtgttagcttttcacaaacattttccaaaggattagtcactcaacttgccacgccactcgatcctagcaatgatgcaaagttagatcactcaagtggcactagatgaccgatatgcaaacaagtttgcccctcttg
This genomic interval carries:
- the LOC136514009 gene encoding soluble inorganic pyrophosphatase-like; the encoded protein is MSQENAGASNGHPAEEHQDVMEVEPKQRRAPRLNERILSSLSRRSVAAHPWHDLEIGPEAPAVFNVVVEITKGSKVKYELDKKTGLIKVDRVLYSSVVYPHNYGFIPRTLCEDNDPMDVLVLMQEPVLPGAFLRARAIGLMPMIDQGEKDDKIIAVCADDPEYRHYNDISELSPHRLQEIRRFFEDYKKNENKEVAVNDFLPAAAAREAIQYSMDLYGQYIMQTLRR